The Tautonia rosea genome contains a region encoding:
- a CDS encoding carbonic anhydrase has protein sequence MRSPHLSSRREFVKAAGLASGAIGLSLARSARSAPPMAQAPDPDAVLAKLLEGNQRFMNGQTSLLTRRRPADFAPLAEGQAPTAIIVACADSRVAPELIFDQGIGDLFVVRVAGNHVTGAGPIVQGSIEFAVAVLGARLIVVLGHDKCGAVEGAIARSESDDPLPGSIDALVKIIKPAVADAAGKPGDRLENVIRANVARCVGSLKTSGPILPELVTSGELKVVGGVYQLESGKVELLD, from the coding sequence ATGCGATCACCGCATCTGTCTTCGCGACGCGAGTTCGTCAAGGCCGCCGGTCTGGCCTCGGGAGCCATCGGCCTTTCCCTTGCCCGTTCCGCTCGCTCCGCCCCACCGATGGCGCAGGCCCCCGACCCCGACGCCGTGCTTGCCAAGCTGCTGGAAGGAAACCAGCGGTTCATGAACGGGCAGACCTCGCTTCTGACCCGCCGACGGCCGGCAGACTTCGCCCCGCTGGCCGAGGGGCAGGCTCCAACGGCGATCATCGTCGCCTGTGCCGACTCTCGGGTTGCCCCGGAATTGATCTTCGACCAGGGGATCGGCGACCTGTTCGTCGTTCGGGTGGCCGGCAACCACGTCACCGGGGCGGGGCCGATCGTCCAGGGAAGCATCGAGTTCGCCGTTGCCGTGCTGGGTGCCCGGCTGATCGTGGTGCTCGGACACGACAAGTGCGGCGCCGTCGAAGGGGCGATCGCCCGGTCCGAGTCCGACGATCCCCTGCCCGGGTCGATCGACGCATTGGTGAAGATCATCAAGCCTGCCGTTGCCGACGCCGCGGGGAAGCCCGGCGACCGGCTCGAGAACGTCATCCGGGCGAATGTCGCGCGCTGCGTCGGCAGCCTGAAGACCTCCGGGCCGATCTTGCCCGAGTTGGTCACGTCTGGGGAATTGAAGGTCGTTGGCGGTGTGTACCAGCTGGAGTCGGGAAAGGTCGAGCTGCTCGATTGA
- a CDS encoding urease subunit gamma — MNLSPQERDKLLIFVAAQVARQRKDRGLKLNVPEATALITAELMEMARDGKSVAEIMAAGREILSRDDVMEGVPEMISMIQVEPTFPDGSKLVTVHEPIR, encoded by the coding sequence ATGAATCTCTCTCCGCAAGAACGGGACAAGCTGCTGATCTTCGTGGCCGCCCAGGTGGCCCGGCAGCGCAAGGATCGCGGCTTGAAGCTGAACGTGCCCGAGGCCACCGCCCTGATCACGGCCGAGTTGATGGAGATGGCCCGCGATGGCAAGTCCGTCGCCGAGATCATGGCGGCAGGCCGGGAGATCCTCTCGCGGGACGACGTGATGGAGGGCGTTCCCGAGATGATCTCCATGATCCAGGTCGAACCGACCTTCCCCGACGGAAGCAAGCTCGTCACCGTTCACGAGCCGATCCGCTGA
- the ureB gene encoding urease subunit beta gives MVPGEYFFDGDDLELNAGRPVVTVTVNNTGDRPVQIGAHYHFFEVNRALVFDREKAYGMRPDLPSGTSVRFEPGEVKQVNLIPYGGRRVVYGFNALVSGRLDDPYIKSTSLQRFKDQGYGHSPSE, from the coding sequence ATGGTTCCGGGTGAATACTTCTTTGACGGTGACGACCTGGAGCTCAATGCGGGCCGGCCGGTCGTGACCGTGACGGTCAACAACACCGGCGATCGGCCGGTCCAGATCGGCGCTCATTATCACTTTTTTGAGGTCAACCGCGCGCTCGTCTTCGACCGCGAGAAGGCCTACGGGATGCGGCCCGACCTTCCGAGCGGCACCTCGGTCCGGTTCGAGCCGGGCGAGGTCAAGCAGGTGAACCTCATCCCTTACGGGGGGCGCCGGGTCGTCTACGGCTTCAATGCCCTGGTGTCGGGCCGGCTTGACGACCCGTACATCAAGTCGACAAGCCTTCAACGCTTCAAGGATCAAGGGTACGGTCACTCGCCGTCCGAGTGA
- a CDS encoding urease accessory protein UreF, whose product MNLGLLQIADSALPISGYTHSWGLEASIAKGAVHDAESLEGWTATWLRTVLGPLEGVLVASSCRAVRAGGSETLLELNEVAEASILPPSIRNASREMGDQLITLGATWGWSAERLAAILSTLPHRPEAWHHAVVFGLLGALAGGEVREVLVAYLHQAALGVIGAGVRAIPVGHTHGQQILAYIHNDIREQADDLVDRGPETAGSGCPFYEIRCDEQTRLYARMFRS is encoded by the coding sequence ATGAATCTCGGCCTGCTCCAGATCGCCGACTCGGCCCTCCCGATCAGCGGCTACACCCACTCCTGGGGACTCGAAGCCTCGATCGCCAAGGGAGCGGTCCACGACGCCGAGAGTCTCGAAGGCTGGACGGCAACCTGGCTTCGCACCGTGCTTGGCCCGCTGGAGGGGGTGCTCGTCGCCTCCTCTTGCCGGGCGGTTCGGGCCGGGGGTTCGGAGACATTGCTCGAACTGAACGAAGTGGCCGAGGCGTCGATCCTCCCCCCTTCCATCCGCAACGCCAGCCGAGAGATGGGCGATCAGCTCATCACGCTCGGAGCGACCTGGGGCTGGTCTGCCGAGCGGCTGGCCGCGATCCTGAGCACCCTTCCCCATCGTCCCGAGGCATGGCACCATGCCGTGGTCTTTGGCCTGCTCGGCGCCCTGGCCGGGGGAGAGGTCCGTGAGGTGCTGGTTGCCTATCTCCACCAGGCGGCGCTCGGGGTGATCGGGGCCGGGGTCCGGGCCATTCCTGTCGGCCACACCCACGGCCAGCAGATCCTGGCCTACATCCACAACGACATCCGAGAACAGGCTGACGATCTGGTCGACCGTGGTCCCGAGACGGCCGGGTCCGGATGCCCTTTCTACGAGATCCGATGCGATGAACAAACGCGACTTTATGCCCGCATGTTCCGATCCTGA
- the ureC gene encoding urease subunit alpha — MSVRLSRKAYAKKYGPTKGDRIRLADTELIIEIEHDSTDYGEESIFGGGKSIRDGQDQCPLEEPMSPPHCDLVITNAVIIDYWGIVKGDIGIREGRIVAVGKSGNPLTQDGVDPRLVIGPGTEIIAAEGKIVVAGGVDTHIHFICPQQIETALASGITTLIGGGTGSATGTWATTCTPGPWYIQRMLQAFEGLPINVGVMGKGNSSLALPLDEQIEAGACALKLHEDWGTTPAVIDTSLTVADRYDIQIAIHTDTLNEAGFLEDSVAAIKGRAIHSFHTEGAGGGHAPDIIAIAGLPNVLPASTNPTRPFTVNTIDEHLDMLMVCHHLSREIPEDVAFAESRIRAETIGAEDIFHDRGIISMTSSDSQAMGRIGEAIVRTWQTAHKMKVQYGAMPGDTARNDNERVKRYVAKYTINPAITHGIAQHVGSIEAGKLADLVIYEPAYFGVKPFLVVKGGLIVCAQMGDPNASIATPQPVYMRPQFASYGRALSKSCLTFVSKASLERGIVDRYGLQREVVAVDGCRTIGKKDMKRNEAAPKIEVDPDTYEVRVDGEKVGSEPLAELPMTQRYFLF; from the coding sequence ATGAGCGTCCGACTTTCCCGCAAGGCCTACGCCAAGAAGTACGGCCCGACCAAGGGCGACCGCATCCGACTGGCCGACACCGAGTTGATCATCGAAATCGAGCACGACTCGACCGACTACGGCGAGGAGTCGATCTTCGGCGGCGGCAAGTCGATCCGAGACGGACAGGACCAGTGCCCGCTCGAAGAACCGATGAGCCCGCCGCACTGCGACCTGGTCATCACGAACGCCGTGATCATCGACTACTGGGGGATCGTCAAGGGGGACATCGGCATCCGGGAAGGCCGGATCGTTGCCGTTGGCAAGTCGGGCAACCCCTTGACCCAGGACGGCGTCGACCCGAGGCTCGTCATCGGCCCCGGCACCGAGATCATCGCGGCCGAGGGGAAGATCGTGGTCGCCGGCGGGGTCGATACGCACATCCACTTCATCTGCCCGCAGCAGATCGAGACGGCCCTGGCGTCGGGCATCACCACCCTGATCGGCGGCGGCACCGGTTCGGCCACCGGCACCTGGGCGACGACCTGCACCCCCGGCCCCTGGTACATCCAGCGGATGCTCCAGGCGTTCGAGGGGTTGCCGATCAACGTCGGCGTCATGGGCAAGGGGAACAGCAGCCTGGCCCTTCCCCTGGACGAGCAAATCGAGGCCGGTGCGTGTGCACTGAAGCTGCACGAGGACTGGGGGACCACCCCCGCGGTCATCGACACCAGCCTGACCGTGGCCGATCGCTACGACATTCAGATCGCCATTCATACCGATACGCTGAATGAGGCGGGCTTCCTGGAGGACTCGGTCGCCGCCATCAAAGGGCGGGCGATCCACAGCTTCCACACCGAGGGGGCCGGCGGCGGCCACGCGCCGGACATCATCGCCATCGCCGGGTTGCCCAACGTGCTGCCCGCCAGCACCAATCCGACGCGGCCGTTTACCGTCAACACAATCGACGAACATCTCGATATGTTGATGGTCTGCCACCACCTCTCGCGCGAAATCCCCGAGGACGTTGCCTTTGCCGAAAGCCGCATCCGCGCCGAGACGATTGGAGCCGAGGACATCTTTCACGATCGCGGCATCATCAGCATGACGAGTTCCGACTCGCAGGCGATGGGCCGCATCGGCGAGGCGATCGTCCGGACCTGGCAAACCGCCCACAAGATGAAGGTCCAGTACGGGGCCATGCCCGGCGACACCGCCCGCAATGACAACGAGCGCGTGAAGCGCTACGTCGCCAAGTACACGATCAACCCGGCGATCACCCACGGCATTGCCCAGCACGTCGGCAGCATCGAGGCCGGGAAGCTGGCCGACCTGGTGATCTACGAGCCGGCCTATTTCGGGGTCAAGCCATTCCTCGTCGTCAAGGGCGGTCTGATCGTCTGTGCCCAAATGGGCGACCCGAACGCGAGCATCGCCACCCCGCAGCCAGTCTACATGCGTCCTCAGTTCGCGTCGTACGGCCGGGCGCTGTCGAAGTCGTGCCTGACGTTCGTGTCGAAGGCCTCGCTCGAGCGGGGCATCGTCGATCGCTATGGCCTTCAGCGCGAGGTGGTGGCCGTCGACGGCTGCCGAACGATCGGCAAGAAGGACATGAAGCGGAACGAGGCGGCCCCGAAGATCGAGGTCGATCCGGACACCTACGAGGTCCGCGTCGATGGCGAGAAGGTCGGCAGTGAGCCCCTGGCCGAGTTGCCGATGACCCAGCGTTATTTCCTTTTCTGA
- the ureG gene encoding urease accessory protein UreG, translating into MARYAGPTRQVFTLGVAGPVGSGKTALVEMLCHALWPEINLAVITNDIYTHEDAEFLSRREALPLERIVGIQTGGCPHTAIRDDASANLSAVGNFQRQFPGLELVIVESGGDNLTAVFSRELADRFIFVIDVAEGDKIPRKGGPGICNSDLLVINKTDLAPYVGADLEVMHRDSTRMRGERPFLMTSIRQKEGVDQVVSWVREQLAASSVPSS; encoded by the coding sequence ATGGCCCGGTACGCCGGGCCGACGCGGCAGGTCTTCACCCTCGGTGTTGCCGGGCCGGTCGGTTCGGGCAAGACGGCACTGGTTGAAATGCTCTGTCATGCCCTCTGGCCCGAGATCAACCTCGCGGTCATCACCAACGATATTTACACGCATGAAGATGCCGAGTTCCTCTCGCGCCGCGAGGCCCTCCCCCTGGAACGAATCGTCGGCATCCAGACCGGCGGCTGTCCGCACACCGCCATCCGAGACGACGCCAGCGCGAACCTCAGCGCCGTCGGCAACTTTCAGCGCCAGTTCCCGGGCCTTGAGCTGGTTATCGTCGAGTCGGGCGGCGACAATCTCACGGCCGTATTCTCGCGAGAGCTGGCCGATCGCTTCATTTTCGTGATCGACGTGGCCGAGGGGGACAAGATCCCTCGCAAGGGGGGGCCGGGAATTTGCAACTCCGATCTGCTCGTGATCAACAAGACCGACCTGGCGCCTTACGTGGGGGCCGATCTGGAGGTGATGCATCGGGACAGCACCCGGATGCGAGGCGAGCGGCCCTTCCTGATGACCAGCATTCGCCAGAAAGAGGGGGTCGATCAGGTGGTCTCCTGGGTCCGGGAGCAGCTCGCCGCATCGAGCGTTCCGAGCTCCTGA
- a CDS encoding urea transporter — protein sequence MSTLDRETIARYAAAVPVPVLAVFRGIGQVFFQENALTGLSFLLGIAISSPLMAFGALVGSVIGLATARLLKFNTEEVEAGIFGFNPALVGIATFFFFQPNASSVGLLLGGSVAATLLTRFLRSFVPFPTYTSPFVLMAWVLFLVGPSLGSAFVEPGAPAEAGSPLQGVAHGISQVMFQANLATAVLFLIGIALNTWQHGVWVVAASALGVLVANYHVTPEMRALDPERLIQRFLAENISLGLYGYNATLAALALFIWRRSLIPTLLGILISVPLTELVPMTGLPALTAPFILATWAVLILGWFDARFLPEPIVPATETYVREHPSAAEAEADAI from the coding sequence TTGAGTACGCTCGATCGCGAGACAATCGCCCGGTATGCCGCCGCGGTTCCGGTTCCGGTCCTGGCGGTCTTTCGGGGAATCGGCCAGGTGTTCTTTCAAGAGAACGCCCTGACGGGCCTGAGTTTTCTGCTGGGGATCGCCATCAGCTCGCCGTTGATGGCCTTCGGAGCGTTGGTGGGCTCGGTGATCGGCCTGGCGACCGCTCGGCTCTTGAAGTTCAACACCGAGGAGGTCGAGGCCGGGATCTTCGGCTTCAATCCCGCGCTGGTTGGCATCGCCACCTTCTTCTTCTTTCAACCCAATGCGTCGAGCGTTGGGCTATTGCTTGGGGGCAGTGTGGCGGCGACGCTGCTCACGAGATTCTTGCGATCGTTTGTCCCGTTCCCAACGTATACCAGTCCGTTTGTGCTGATGGCCTGGGTGCTCTTTCTGGTCGGGCCGTCGCTGGGCTCGGCCTTTGTGGAACCAGGAGCGCCGGCGGAGGCGGGCAGTCCCTTGCAGGGAGTGGCCCACGGGATTAGCCAGGTGATGTTCCAGGCGAATCTGGCCACGGCGGTGCTGTTCCTGATCGGGATCGCGTTGAACACCTGGCAGCACGGGGTCTGGGTGGTGGCGGCCTCGGCCCTGGGAGTCCTCGTGGCGAATTACCACGTCACCCCGGAGATGCGCGCCCTCGACCCGGAGCGCCTGATTCAGCGATTCCTGGCCGAGAACATCTCGCTGGGACTGTATGGCTACAATGCGACTCTGGCGGCCCTGGCCCTGTTCATCTGGCGGAGGTCGCTGATCCCGACTTTGCTGGGCATCTTGATCTCGGTCCCCCTGACCGAACTGGTGCCGATGACCGGCCTGCCGGCCCTGACGGCGCCGTTCATTCTGGCGACCTGGGCCGTCTTGATCCTCGGCTGGTTCGATGCCCGGTTCCTGCCCGAACCTATCGTCCCGGCCACCGAAACCTATGTCCGAGAGCACCCGTCCGCCGCCGAAGCCGAGGCCGACGCCATCTGA